In Spinacia oleracea cultivar Varoflay chromosome 5, BTI_SOV_V1, whole genome shotgun sequence, a single window of DNA contains:
- the LOC130461149 gene encoding plant-specific TFIIB-related protein 1-like, whose amino-acid sequence MRDCSSATCLRNRSVEALATACLVQAIREAQEPRTLQEISIAANLPQKEIGKYIKILGEALQLSQPINSNSIAVHMPRFCNLLQLNKSALELATHIGEVVINKCFCTRRNPISISAAAIYLACQLEDRRKTQAEICKVTGLTEVTLRKVYKELLENWDDLLPSNYTPVVPPEKAFPTTTIASGRSVTPRAEPPEIPTLDRESKQPKTNQISETTHVDRVKGENDSNTPSTKKVYTPRIAPYARNLMWFVSNGLSFLPTSIYYWL is encoded by the exons ATGAG GGATTGTTCTTCTGCTACTTGTTTGAGGAATCGTAGTGTTGAAGCTCTTGCTACTGCTTGCCTTGTTCAGGCTATTCGTGAGGCCCAGGAGCCCCGTACCCTTCAG GAAATCTCAATAGCGGCGAACCTCCCTCAGAAAGAGATTGGAAAGTATATCAAGATCCTGGGTGAAGCTCTACAACTCAGTCAACCAATTAATAGCAATTCTATAGCTGTACATATGCCTAGATTTTGCAACCTTCTCCAGCTTAATAAATCCGCTCTG GAACTTGCAACTCACATTGGAGAAGTTGTGATAAACAAATGTTTCTGTACGCGTAGGAACCCTATAAGTATATCAGCTGCTGCTATTTATCTGGCCTGTCAACTAGAAGATAGACGCAAGACGCAGGCAGAAATTTGTAAGGTAACAGGTCTCACTGAGGTCACACTCAGAAAAGTCTATAAAGAGCTGCTTGAAAACTGGGATGATCTTCTACCGTCTAATTATACTCCAGTTGTCCCTCCTGAAAAGGCATTCCCAACTACTACTATAGCATCCGGCCGTTCTGTAACCCCTAGAGCCGAACCACCAGAAATTCCTACTTTAGACCGGGAGAGCAAGCAGCCCAAAACGAATCAGATTTCCGAGACAACTCACGTGGACAGGGTCAAGGGAGAGAATGACAGCAATACCCCCAGTACAAAAAAG gtctacactccgaggattgcgccttatgcgaggaatttgatgtggttcgtgagcaatgggctaagttttttaccaacaagtatttattattggctttag